Part of the Synergistaceae bacterium genome, CAAAAAGAAAAAGAAAAAAATAAGCAGCAACTTCAAAATATTGCAAATGACACTGCAAAAAATTGGGGAAAGTTTATGACTGTTGTTATTTCTCAAAAAGGTATAGATGGTATGTGGGAGGAGATAGAAAAAGATATGTATGCAAAAGGAATAACTTTATATAAAAGCGTCACTGACAATATCACTACGGGGATATATTCCCAAGTACTTGATACGCTCCAGGTATTCGGCGAATTCTCAGTAAATACAAAAACACAACAATGCCGTTATATCATAGAAATGCCAATGTGGGGGGTTAAAGCTATCGATACAAGCTCATATACTCTTCCACAAACACAACCACAGATAAATGTCGTTGATGTTGTGGACGATTATTTAGGAATAATTACTTCAACAGAGAAAACCAAAGAAGGCGGATTTACAATTTTAAGAGTATCTCCCGGAGGACGGTCCGCGTTGGCGGGGGTCAAGGAAAATGATGTTCTGATAAAAATTGATACCCATGAGCTTAAAGAGCATGATATTGAACGGCTGGCGTCTTATGTTGTTCTAAGATATCAGCAAAAAGCCATCCTCACAACTACGCTATTGCGCAATGGGGAAACGAAAGTTGTAGAAATACAATTATAATCTGTCTTATTCGCTCTCAACGTCAGCGGAGTGTTCTTCCTCCGGGTCTGTTATTCGGCTAAATATTATTCAAACCACTTCTAAATTTGAATTTTTTGTCGCTTTTATGGGGGAGCCTTCCAGTACCTTCCCCTCTCCTTGCCTAAACGAACCTCCAGCACGGCCCTGACAGCCCTGTTGGAAAAAGCGATGAACGGGGTAATCGATTTTTACTTTTTGAAGGCAACATGTATGATTGGAGTTTCTCGTTGTTGCCTGGAGTCTTGATAAATTAAGGAAAATTTTGGGGCGTACTAGTACCTCGACAAAGTTAAATTCTAGTATAAAGATGTTCTCAAAAATACACCTTAAGGTAAATTATGAGAATAAAATATACAATATGTCTGGCGAAATTTATCCTTACATTTAATTTTGTCAAGGTACTAGTAACCAAAAGTAGCTTGAAGATTTTGAGAAGGCAAAAGAGGCATAACAAGCGGGAAATAATATAGATATAGCTAAAGGAGATGACGCAATGAAACGTATTCCATGGAAATTGATTTTTGCTTATCTTATATACCCGTTGCAAATAATACTTTTAGCTAATGCAGAAATAGAGAGTAATCTTTTACAGTCAAATTATATTTTGGATTCAAAACTTACAATATTGTTAGTTTTGCTAACAGTGCTTATAGAATACGGGCCCTATGCTGGTGTAGCTTCTTACATACGGTTTTTTTTAAAAAAGGAAATCACGACAAAGAAAGAAATTCTTTTTTTATTGTCCTTCATCCTATTAGCTGGGCAATGTTTACAACGTACCGTAATATACTTATTTTTTCCAACAATATTCGATTCCTTTTTTGCGTACAGCGTTTTTTTCTGGCTCGGTGCAAATTTTGTTATGGTTATTGCCCTTGCTTGTATATTAACTTATTCTGCGGATAGAGGCATCGAAATAGCAGAATCAGGGGGGTAAACCGGCGCGTCTGATTTTCCCCCAGGATGCGCCGGGTGACGTGATTGCTCAGGCGATCCAGGCTGTTCAAATAGGTAAGCGTTACGAAGGTGAGAAAAAATAATCCTCGGTACGAACCGCGCTATTTTACCAAGGAAGATATTCGACTAGGGTTCTTTTTTGTGATTGGGAAGATAGCTCAGGT contains:
- a CDS encoding PDZ domain-containing protein — translated: QKEKEKNKQQLQNIANDTAKNWGKFMTVVISQKGIDGMWEEIEKDMYAKGITLYKSVTDNITTGIYSQVLDTLQVFGEFSVNTKTQQCRYIIEMPMWGVKAIDTSSYTLPQTQPQINVVDVVDDYLGIITSTEKTKEGGFTILRVSPGGRSALAGVKENDVLIKIDTHELKEHDIERLASYVVLRYQQKAILTTTLLRNGETKVVEIQL